From a single Candidatus Izimaplasma bacterium HR1 genomic region:
- the rpmA gene encoding 50S ribosomal protein L27: protein MLLEINILKCMASKKGVGSTRNGRDSESKRLGAKLSDGQFCTGGSIIYRQRGTKVHPGTNVGIGGDDTLFAKIDGIVKFERVGKNRKQASVYPE from the coding sequence ATGTTATTAGAAATTAATATTCTAAAATGTATGGCTTCTAAAAAAGGTGTTGGATCGACTAGAAATGGTCGTGATAGTGAATCAAAACGCCTAGGAGCAAAATTATCTGACGGTCAATTCTGTACAGGTGGTTCTATCATTTATCGTCAAAGAGGAACTAAAGTTCATCCGGGTACTAATGTTGGAATTGGTGGAGATGATACATTATTTGCAAAAATCGATGGTATCGTTAAATTCGAACGTGTTGGTAAAAATAGAAAACAAGCTTCAGTTTACCCAGAATAA
- the rplU gene encoding 50S ribosomal protein L21, translating to MYAVIETGGKQVKVSEGSVIYVEKLDVEAGSTYTFDKVLMVGGEELVVGNPYVDGITVDATVEKQGKQRKIIVFKMKPKKKYRRKQGHRQPYTKLTITKINR from the coding sequence ATGTACGCAGTAATTGAAACAGGTGGAAAACAAGTAAAGGTATCAGAAGGTAGTGTAATTTACGTTGAGAAATTAGACGTTGAAGCTGGAAGTACTTATACTTTTGACAAAGTTTTAATGGTTGGTGGCGAAGAATTAGTCGTTGGTAATCCTTACGTTGATGGTATAACTGTAGATGCTACAGTTGAAAAACAAGGAAAACAAAGAAAAATCATCGTATTCAAAATGAAACCAAAGAAAAAATATCGTCGTAAACAAGGACATAGACAACCATATACTAAATTAACAATAACTAAAATAAATAGATAG
- the fgs gene encoding Folylpolyglutamate synthase, whose amino-acid sequence MFKDIKDAVNWIESVKKFGDKLDLSRMELATTILGHPEKELNVIHIAGTNGKGSTVSYLKHILLEQGYNVGTFTSPYIVHFNERITCNYSDITNDELLYYVNKVYSLHNEVLDKFNEVITFFELITLISFLYFRDKELDYILYEVGLGGKLDATNIVSPIMTAITSISYDHMGVLGNSLEEIALNKLGIVKDNVPLITAINQEELFPLFEAYTKKRNSELTFINSQDITNVEYGNITKFVYKTKPYTISMLGNHQVYNASLAIEIINQMQAKNLVTIDESSIVSGLYKTFWPGRMEVFGNIIIDGAHNVGGVNALRNSMDSLFKDKYIKVLFTSMADKEYSNNIKIIEKFADELHFTEFDYPRCETAENLYSVSKFKNKYIHKDAIKALDELRNLKDNEILLITGSLYFISYIRKEI is encoded by the coding sequence ATGTTTAAAGATATTAAAGATGCAGTTAACTGGATTGAATCAGTAAAGAAGTTTGGAGACAAACTAGATTTATCAAGAATGGAATTAGCAACAACAATACTAGGACACCCTGAAAAGGAACTTAATGTTATACATATAGCTGGAACTAATGGAAAAGGTTCAACAGTATCTTACTTAAAACATATCTTATTAGAACAAGGATATAATGTAGGGACATTTACTAGTCCCTACATTGTTCACTTCAATGAACGAATAACTTGTAACTACAGTGATATAACTAATGATGAATTACTATACTATGTTAATAAAGTATATAGTTTGCATAACGAAGTATTAGATAAATTCAATGAAGTTATTACATTCTTTGAATTAATAACTTTAATTTCATTCTTATATTTTAGAGATAAAGAACTAGATTATATTTTATATGAAGTTGGTCTTGGTGGTAAACTAGATGCAACCAATATTGTATCGCCGATCATGACTGCGATAACTTCTATAAGTTATGATCATATGGGAGTCTTAGGAAACAGTCTTGAAGAGATTGCTTTAAATAAATTAGGAATTGTTAAAGACAATGTTCCATTAATCACAGCAATAAATCAAGAAGAGTTGTTTCCCCTATTTGAAGCATACACAAAAAAACGCAATAGTGAATTAACATTCATTAATTCCCAAGATATAACTAATGTCGAATATGGGAATATAACAAAGTTCGTATATAAAACTAAACCATATACAATTTCAATGCTCGGAAATCATCAAGTTTATAATGCATCTCTAGCAATAGAAATAATTAATCAAATGCAAGCAAAAAACTTGGTAACGATAGATGAGTCTAGTATAGTCTCTGGTTTATATAAAACATTTTGGCCAGGACGCATGGAAGTCTTTGGGAATATCATCATTGATGGTGCTCATAATGTTGGTGGAGTTAATGCTTTAAGAAATTCAATGGATTCTCTATTCAAAGATAAGTACATTAAAGTGCTATTTACCTCAATGGCAGATAAAGAATACTCTAATAATATAAAGATAATTGAAAAGTTTGCTGACGAACTACATTTTACTGAATTTGATTATCCTCGATGTGAGACTGCGGAAAATCTATATAGTGTCAGCAAATTTAAAAACAAATATATTCATAAAGATGCTATTAAAGCATTAGATGAATTAAGGAACTTAAAAGATAATGAAATACTTTTAATTACTGGTTCTTTGTATTTTATAAGTTATATAAGAAAAGAGATATGA
- the valS gene encoding Valine--tRNA ligase gives MKELEKKYNHLEVEKGKYDFWLKGGYFKSGDLSKKPYTIVIPPPNVTGKLHLGHAWDNTLQDLIIRRKRMQGYDALYLPGMDHAGIATQAKVDAKLKEQGISRYDLGREKFLEVAWEWKHEYAGHIREQWEALGISVDYDKERFTLDDGLYQAVTEVFINLYKKGLIYRGERIINWDPQANTALSNIEVEHKEIEGAFYYFKYVLEDGSGFLEIATTRPETMYGDTALMVHPEDERFTSYIGKRAYIPGTDRLIPIITDSYVDMDFGTGCVKVTPAHDPNDFEVGKRHNLEMPLCMSDDGIMNELAHKYNGMDRFACRKACVKDLTESGLCTKIEKLIHNVGHSERTGVIVEPRLSKQWFVKMEPLSEQATKDSKVEFTPKRFEKTFLRWMDGTFDWCISRQLWWGHRIPAWYKDDEIYVGKEAPEGEGWKQDDDVLDTWFSSALWPFSTLGWPNETKDFERYYPTSTMVTGYDIIFFWVARMIFQGLEFTGESPFENCLIHGLIRDKDGRKMSKSLGNGVDPLDIKEKYGIDTLRYFLTTNSAPGMDLRFEIEKVESAWNFINKLWNISRFTLMNLGEFTIEDVEIDTDELSLVDKWLLGKLYNTIKDMDYNYEKFEFGEVARAIHNFSWEDFAAWYVEIAKIALNSDDEKTIKRTKSILSYVLLDIMKLLHPFMPFVTEEIYQQIPHVEESIMIAKWPELVEEFENDQAIKDFEIIQEMIKAMRNLRAEYNVAPSKQVKIFVKPATAKIKSLLLENTAILEKFLNPEDLEYITEYKSDEEVVSIVLNDVEMYLPLGSLVDISQEIERLEKELKKLNGEIKRGEGMLSNPNFINKAPEQKVNIEKAKLENYKEQYGVIKLRLEALEK, from the coding sequence ATGAAAGAATTAGAAAAGAAGTATAATCATTTAGAAGTTGAAAAAGGTAAGTATGATTTTTGGTTAAAAGGTGGCTACTTCAAAAGTGGTGATTTAAGCAAGAAACCATACACAATCGTAATTCCTCCACCAAACGTCACTGGTAAGCTCCATTTAGGACATGCTTGGGATAATACATTACAGGATTTAATTATAAGAAGAAAGAGAATGCAAGGTTATGATGCGTTATATTTACCAGGAATGGATCATGCAGGTATTGCAACTCAAGCTAAAGTAGATGCTAAACTGAAAGAACAAGGAATTTCTAGATATGATTTAGGTCGTGAGAAATTCTTAGAAGTGGCATGGGAGTGGAAACACGAATATGCTGGACATATAAGAGAACAATGGGAAGCATTAGGTATTAGTGTTGATTATGATAAAGAACGTTTTACGTTAGATGATGGTCTTTATCAAGCAGTTACTGAAGTGTTTATCAATCTTTATAAAAAAGGTTTAATTTATAGAGGAGAAAGAATTATTAACTGGGATCCTCAGGCAAATACTGCCTTAAGTAATATAGAAGTTGAACATAAAGAGATAGAAGGAGCATTCTACTACTTTAAATATGTATTAGAAGATGGTAGTGGGTTCTTAGAAATCGCAACTACTCGTCCAGAAACTATGTATGGAGATACAGCATTAATGGTTCATCCTGAAGACGAAAGATTTACCAGTTACATAGGTAAAAGAGCGTATATTCCAGGTACTGACCGTCTTATTCCAATTATCACAGACAGTTATGTAGATATGGACTTTGGTACGGGATGCGTAAAAGTTACTCCTGCGCATGACCCTAACGATTTTGAAGTAGGAAAAAGACATAATTTAGAAATGCCTCTTTGTATGAGTGATGATGGAATTATGAATGAACTTGCTCATAAGTACAATGGTATGGATAGATTCGCTTGCAGAAAAGCTTGTGTTAAAGATTTAACGGAATCAGGATTATGTACAAAAATAGAAAAACTTATCCACAACGTTGGACATAGTGAAAGAACAGGTGTCATTGTTGAACCTCGTCTTTCTAAACAATGGTTCGTAAAAATGGAACCACTAAGCGAACAAGCTACTAAAGATTCAAAAGTTGAATTTACACCAAAAAGATTTGAGAAAACATTCTTAAGATGGATGGATGGAACTTTTGATTGGTGTATTAGTCGCCAATTATGGTGGGGACATAGAATTCCAGCTTGGTACAAAGATGATGAAATTTATGTAGGTAAAGAAGCACCTGAAGGTGAAGGTTGGAAACAAGATGATGATGTACTAGATACTTGGTTTAGTAGTGCTTTATGGCCTTTTAGTACACTTGGTTGGCCAAATGAAACTAAAGATTTTGAACGTTATTACCCTACATCAACAATGGTGACAGGTTACGACATTATCTTCTTCTGGGTAGCTAGAATGATCTTCCAAGGTCTTGAGTTCACCGGAGAATCACCATTTGAAAATTGCTTAATACACGGTTTAATTAGAGATAAGGATGGTCGTAAGATGTCTAAATCCCTTGGTAATGGTGTTGATCCATTAGATATCAAAGAAAAATATGGGATTGATACTCTAAGATATTTCCTTACAACTAATAGTGCTCCTGGTATGGATTTACGTTTTGAAATAGAAAAAGTTGAATCAGCTTGGAACTTTATTAATAAGTTGTGGAATATTTCTAGATTTACATTAATGAACTTAGGAGAATTCACTATCGAAGACGTTGAAATTGATACTGATGAACTTAGTTTAGTAGATAAATGGCTTCTAGGTAAACTATATAACACAATTAAAGATATGGATTATAACTACGAGAAATTTGAATTTGGTGAAGTTGCAAGAGCTATTCACAACTTTAGTTGGGAAGACTTTGCAGCATGGTATGTAGAAATTGCTAAAATCGCCTTAAACAGTGATGATGAAAAAACTATTAAACGTACTAAATCAATTCTTTCATATGTATTGTTAGATATTATGAAGCTATTACATCCATTTATGCCATTTGTTACTGAAGAAATTTACCAACAAATACCTCATGTTGAAGAATCAATCATGATCGCTAAATGGCCTGAATTAGTTGAAGAGTTTGAAAACGATCAAGCTATCAAGGATTTTGAAATCATTCAAGAAATGATTAAGGCAATGCGTAACTTAAGAGCTGAATACAATGTAGCTCCTAGCAAACAAGTTAAGATCTTTGTAAAACCAGCAACAGCTAAAATAAAAAGCTTATTGTTAGAAAATACTGCAATCTTAGAAAAATTCTTAAATCCAGAAGACTTAGAATATATAACTGAGTACAAATCTGATGAGGAAGTCGTTTCTATTGTCCTAAATGATGTTGAAATGTACTTACCACTTGGTAGTTTAGTTGATATCTCTCAAGAAATTGAAAGATTGGAAAAAGAACTTAAAAAACTTAATGGAGAAATTAAACGTGGTGAGGGAATGCTTAGTAATCCTAACTTCATAAATAAAGCTCCTGAGCAAAAAGTGAATATCGAAAAAGCTAAACTTGAAAACTATAAAGAACAATACGGAGTAATCAAACTTCGTCTTGAAGCACTTGAAAAATAA
- a CDS encoding NAD dependent epimerase/dehydratase family protein, whose protein sequence is MKVLFIGGTGVISTEVSKLAIKKKIDLWIFNRGKNNTKLPKKAYAIRADINNIDEMKRKLEGTMFDVVVQWISYTVDDVKRDYELFKGHTKQYIFISSASAYIKPIPDLPITEDMPLGNDYWEYSKNKQLCEEYLNTVNSEDFNVTIIRPSHTYDDSKLVFQLKSRKHPYTIVDRILNNEKIIMPDKGMSLWTLTYSGDFAQAFVDLFGNEATYGETYHLTSDKVYTWERIYEIICEKLDRKPNALYIPTDFLLNYFPSYKGELLGDKNHSLFFDNSKIKAVAPNYRSKTDYGDIVKKAIERLLTDNELQTIDNDFLNKYNQCIKDYEALPEEEKLK, encoded by the coding sequence ATGAAGGTATTGTTCATTGGAGGTACTGGAGTAATCAGTACTGAGGTTTCTAAACTAGCAATAAAGAAAAAGATTGATTTGTGGATATTTAATAGAGGTAAGAATAATACTAAATTACCTAAAAAGGCTTATGCAATTAGAGCAGACATCAATAATATTGATGAAATGAAACGAAAATTAGAAGGAACAATGTTTGATGTAGTTGTACAATGGATTTCTTATACAGTAGATGATGTGAAAAGAGATTATGAACTGTTTAAAGGACATACAAAACAGTATATATTTATTTCAAGTGCATCAGCTTATATAAAACCAATCCCTGACTTACCAATTACTGAAGATATGCCACTAGGAAATGATTACTGGGAGTATAGTAAGAATAAGCAACTGTGTGAAGAGTACTTAAATACCGTAAACAGTGAAGATTTCAATGTTACGATTATCCGACCTAGTCATACTTACGATGATAGTAAACTAGTCTTTCAACTTAAAAGTAGAAAACACCCATACACAATCGTTGACAGAATCCTTAATAATGAAAAGATTATTATGCCTGACAAGGGAATGAGTTTATGGACTCTAACATATAGTGGTGATTTTGCTCAAGCTTTCGTTGATTTGTTTGGAAATGAAGCAACTTACGGTGAAACATATCATTTAACAAGTGATAAGGTATATACATGGGAAAGAATCTATGAGATTATTTGTGAAAAACTAGATCGAAAACCGAATGCACTGTATATTCCGACCGATTTTCTACTAAATTATTTTCCAAGTTATAAAGGAGAATTATTAGGTGATAAAAACCATTCATTATTCTTTGATAACTCAAAGATAAAGGCTGTGGCACCTAATTACCGTAGTAAAACGGATTATGGTGACATTGTTAAAAAGGCTATAGAAAGACTCTTAACAGATAACGAACTTCAAACTATTGATAATGACTTCTTAAATAAATACAATCAATGCATTAAAGATTATGAAGCATTACCAGAAGAGGAAAAACTAAAATAA
- the engB gene encoding putative GTP-binding protein EngB, with protein sequence MIIRDAKFITSGTKLEHYPDDNLPEVLLAGRSNVGKSTFINSVLNRKNIAHVSGRPGKTQTLNYYLVNEAFYFVDVPGYGYARVSKKDRETFGVMIEEYLINRKQLRIVIQLVDFRHKPSEDDVLMYQFLSSYGIPTIVVGTKVDKVPKTQRAKHEKLIIETLKLEDGMFLPYSGVTKINLDQIYELLDQIVGE encoded by the coding sequence ATGATTATTAGAGATGCAAAATTTATAACAAGTGGAACAAAATTAGAACATTACCCAGACGATAACTTACCAGAAGTATTACTCGCAGGGCGTAGTAATGTCGGGAAAAGTACTTTTATTAATAGTGTACTTAACCGTAAGAATATTGCCCATGTATCAGGAAGACCTGGGAAAACACAGACGCTTAATTACTATTTAGTAAATGAAGCATTCTATTTTGTAGATGTTCCTGGTTATGGATATGCCAGAGTTAGTAAAAAAGACCGTGAAACTTTCGGTGTTATGATAGAAGAATACTTAATCAATAGAAAACAACTGAGAATTGTAATTCAATTAGTTGATTTTAGACATAAACCATCAGAAGATGATGTTTTAATGTACCAGTTTTTATCTAGTTATGGGATTCCAACTATCGTTGTAGGAACAAAAGTTGATAAAGTACCAAAAACACAACGTGCTAAGCACGAGAAACTAATTATTGAAACACTTAAACTAGAAGATGGGATGTTCTTACCATATTCTGGTGTCACAAAAATTAATCTTGATCAAATATATGAACTATTAGATCAAATAGTAGGAGAATAG
- the est gene encoding Carboxylesterase, which translates to MPKNESFFFEGKQRQGVLLLHTLAGSPAQLWDLGKKLNKKGYFVSCPLYPGHDKTFNELINTQVSDWYEAVVEAYHELRKYTDGVYVVGMSVGGSFAVKLAEELDLLGICTINAPIIGFDVENDIFNYKKLGNSEESVKTYRKHRTLYFDFICNLGQIENLKKITCPHFVLQGSLDNARYKTSSQMLMFYTNSETKQRKDYSKSPHLLLLEADKKEAMKDIIAFIEDN; encoded by the coding sequence ATGCCTAAGAATGAATCTTTCTTCTTTGAGGGAAAACAAAGACAAGGTGTTTTATTATTACATACTCTAGCTGGTTCACCAGCTCAGTTGTGGGATTTAGGAAAAAAACTAAATAAAAAAGGGTATTTTGTTAGTTGTCCATTATATCCAGGACATGATAAAACATTTAATGAATTAATAAATACCCAAGTTAGTGATTGGTATGAAGCGGTTGTTGAAGCTTATCATGAATTGCGTAAATACACTGATGGCGTCTATGTTGTTGGAATGAGTGTTGGTGGTAGTTTTGCTGTAAAACTGGCTGAAGAACTTGATTTACTAGGTATTTGCACAATCAATGCCCCAATTATTGGTTTTGATGTCGAAAATGATATCTTTAACTATAAGAAGCTAGGAAACAGTGAAGAATCTGTAAAAACGTACCGTAAACACCGTACCTTATATTTTGATTTTATATGTAACCTAGGCCAAATAGAGAATTTGAAAAAAATTACGTGTCCCCACTTTGTTTTACAAGGTAGTTTAGACAATGCTCGTTATAAAACATCATCTCAAATGCTAATGTTTTATACTAATAGTGAGACAAAACAACGTAAAGATTATTCTAAGAGCCCTCATTTATTGCTTTTAGAAGCAGATAAGAAAGAAGCAATGAAGGACATTATTGCCTTTATAGAAGACAATTAA
- the ltaE gene encoding Low specificity L-threonine aldolase, with the protein MFDFRSDTVTKPTKAMREAMANAIVGDDVYGDDPTINELEKLGAKMTGMESCVFVASGTMGNQLAIYAQTSRGDEIIVGSGSHIKNYEVGAAAVLSGVSYHLVDEVDGMMPLELIEKGIRGEDIHYPDTGLICLENAHGSGKALSLEYMEKVYKLAKKYDISIHLDGARIFNAATSLGVDAKAITKYVDSVTFCLSKGLASPVGSLLCGSKEFIKKARKGRKLVGGGMRQVGVLGACGLISLNDMTKRLDEDHKNAQYLAAKLSQIDGFEVDYDHLEINMVFVKSVYNFEEMTKYLLTKKLIVGGYKDEYLRIALHNDISRATIDLLVLEIHNYLKEAK; encoded by the coding sequence ATGTTTGATTTTCGTAGTGATACAGTAACAAAGCCAACTAAGGCAATGAGAGAGGCTATGGCTAATGCAATTGTTGGTGATGATGTTTATGGTGATGATCCAACAATTAATGAATTAGAAAAATTAGGCGCTAAAATGACAGGGATGGAATCTTGTGTTTTTGTTGCTAGTGGCACAATGGGGAATCAACTCGCAATATACGCTCAAACTAGTAGAGGTGATGAGATTATTGTTGGTAGTGGTTCTCATATAAAGAATTACGAAGTAGGTGCTGCCGCTGTGTTAAGCGGAGTAAGTTATCATTTAGTCGATGAGGTTGATGGGATGATGCCTTTAGAACTTATTGAAAAGGGGATTAGAGGAGAGGATATCCATTATCCTGATACCGGTCTAATTTGCCTTGAGAACGCTCATGGTAGTGGGAAAGCACTTTCTTTAGAATATATGGAAAAAGTCTATAAACTCGCAAAAAAATACGATATAAGCATTCATTTAGATGGAGCTAGAATATTTAATGCAGCTACTTCACTAGGAGTTGATGCTAAAGCGATTACTAAATATGTTGATAGTGTGACTTTTTGCTTATCAAAAGGTTTAGCCAGTCCAGTAGGTAGTTTATTATGTGGGAGTAAAGAGTTTATTAAAAAAGCTAGAAAAGGCCGTAAACTAGTTGGTGGAGGAATGCGCCAAGTTGGTGTCCTCGGTGCTTGTGGTTTAATTAGTCTTAATGATATGACAAAAAGATTAGATGAAGATCATAAAAATGCACAATATTTAGCTGCTAAATTATCTCAAATTGACGGTTTTGAAGTAGATTATGATCATTTAGAGATAAATATGGTATTTGTTAAGAGTGTTTATAATTTTGAAGAAATGACTAAATATTTATTAACTAAAAAGCTAATTGTTGGTGGATATAAAGATGAATACTTACGAATTGCTCTTCATAACGATATTTCTAGAGCTACAATAGATCTATTAGTGTTAGAAATCCATAATTACCTTAAGGAGGCTAAATAA
- a CDS encoding EamA-like transporter family protein has protein sequence MSNRAKGIIAILVASLGFAFMSIFVKLAGDLPVAQKVIFRNIVSMIVAFIMVTINKESYYGKKENRELLYIRSAFGTIGMLLFFYSISNLVAADANALNKLSSFFLIGFSFLVLRERISKPQLIAIIIAFIGALLIIKPSLDFEILPYFTSIMAAMFAGAAYTMLRLLGNKEKYYTIVLFFSTFSFIVLLPFVAYNYVPMTSMQWLYLFLTGLGATIGQFGTTIAYKYAPAKEISIFNFSNVVFVTLLAIPILGELPDYLSLIGYFVIFGASFYMFKYKKPEVEDI, from the coding sequence ATGTCAAACCGTGCAAAAGGAATTATCGCCATATTAGTTGCTTCACTAGGATTTGCTTTTATGAGTATCTTCGTTAAACTAGCTGGAGATTTACCAGTAGCTCAGAAAGTGATTTTTAGGAACATAGTTTCAATGATTGTTGCTTTTATCATGGTTACGATCAATAAAGAAAGCTATTATGGTAAGAAAGAAAACCGTGAATTACTATATATTAGAAGTGCATTCGGGACTATAGGTATGCTGTTATTCTTTTATTCTATCTCGAATTTAGTAGCTGCTGATGCCAATGCTTTAAATAAGTTAAGTTCTTTTTTCCTCATAGGTTTTAGTTTCCTTGTTTTAAGAGAAAGAATCTCTAAACCACAATTAATAGCGATTATTATCGCCTTTATAGGTGCTTTATTGATTATAAAACCTAGTTTAGATTTTGAAATATTACCATATTTTACTAGTATTATGGCTGCAATGTTTGCTGGTGCTGCATATACTATGCTTCGCTTATTAGGTAACAAAGAGAAATATTACACAATTGTACTATTCTTTTCAACATTTAGTTTTATAGTGCTATTACCTTTTGTTGCATATAACTATGTTCCAATGACAAGTATGCAATGGTTGTATCTGTTTCTTACGGGATTAGGTGCTACAATTGGCCAATTTGGAACAACAATCGCATACAAATACGCACCAGCTAAAGAGATATCAATCTTTAACTTTAGTAATGTAGTTTTTGTAACATTACTGGCAATTCCTATCTTAGGAGAATTACCTGATTACCTAAGTTTAATAGGGTATTTCGTTATTTTTGGTGCTTCATTCTATATGTTTAAATATAAAAAACCAGAAGTAGAAGATATTTGA
- a CDS encoding DNA-binding transcriptional repressor AcrR, protein MPKKTYINLVKDKKDRIFNAGVLEFSYHEFNDASVNTIVRMANISKGSFYQYFKDKSDFYWHIVMHIIVGHVGEYESLLKKNKGDLFITEEQVFNNMLDLFDDQKYKNLIKNAYRSTYLDIVQKISSRGSVVYINMYDILMSFGFKGYNIKSKDDFIVVFDMLRNITNNTIMTMIIDDLSKAETKKLYIRQLLVLEKGILKRGLF, encoded by the coding sequence ATGCCTAAGAAAACATACATAAATCTTGTAAAAGACAAGAAAGACCGAATTTTCAATGCTGGAGTACTTGAATTTAGTTATCACGAGTTTAATGACGCCTCAGTAAACACTATTGTGAGGATGGCAAATATCTCAAAGGGTAGTTTTTATCAATATTTTAAAGATAAAAGCGATTTTTATTGGCATATAGTGATGCATATCATCGTTGGACACGTCGGTGAATATGAAAGTTTACTAAAGAAAAACAAAGGTGATCTTTTTATCACAGAAGAACAGGTTTTTAACAATATGTTAGACTTATTTGACGATCAAAAATATAAAAATCTCATTAAAAATGCATATCGATCAACATATCTCGACATTGTTCAAAAAATTAGTTCTCGAGGTTCTGTTGTGTATATCAATATGTATGACATTTTGATGAGTTTTGGGTTTAAAGGATATAACATTAAGTCAAAAGATGACTTTATAGTCGTTTTTGATATGTTGCGAAACATTACTAATAACACGATAATGACAATGATTATTGATGATTTAAGTAAAGCAGAGACAAAGAAACTTTATATCAGGCAATTACTAGTCTTAGAGAAAGGTATTCTAAAAAGAGGACTATTTTAA